The proteins below come from a single Streptomyces tubercidicus genomic window:
- the ribD gene encoding bifunctional diaminohydroxyphosphoribosylaminopyrimidine deaminase/5-amino-6-(5-phosphoribosylamino)uracil reductase RibD: MATAAPVEIAAMRRAIELAARGLGHTSPNPVVGCVVLDSAGRTAGEGWHQRAGGPHAEVHALRAAGERARGGTALVTLEPCNHTGRTGPCAQALIEAGIARVVYAVSDPDPTATGGAVTLAEAGIDVEGGLLADEAAAGNEAWLTSVLRHRPFVLWKYAATLDGRIAAADGTSRWISSPQSRADVHRLRAAADAVIVGSGTARADDPQLGARIAGLSDDEISQPLRVVVDSGATAVKAGARVLDGTAPTLIAVAEDADASHLEGLAPIIRLPRADDGRGLHLPALLQALYEREVRSVLLEGGPTLAGAFLAAQAVDKVVGYLAPVLLGAGPAAVGDAGISTITEALRLDVTDTERLGPDLRITATPIRHARPEEN; encoded by the coding sequence GTGGCCACCGCAGCCCCCGTCGAGATCGCGGCGATGCGCCGAGCCATTGAGCTCGCCGCGCGCGGGCTCGGGCACACCAGCCCCAACCCCGTGGTCGGCTGTGTCGTCCTGGACTCCGCCGGCCGTACGGCGGGCGAGGGCTGGCATCAGCGGGCCGGCGGGCCGCACGCCGAGGTCCATGCCCTGCGTGCCGCGGGCGAGCGGGCCCGGGGCGGCACCGCACTGGTCACCCTCGAACCCTGCAACCACACCGGCCGCACCGGCCCCTGCGCCCAGGCGCTGATCGAGGCCGGGATCGCCCGCGTCGTCTACGCCGTGTCCGACCCCGACCCGACCGCCACCGGCGGCGCCGTCACCCTGGCCGAGGCCGGGATCGACGTCGAGGGCGGACTGCTCGCCGACGAGGCCGCCGCCGGCAACGAGGCCTGGCTGACCTCGGTGCTGCGCCACCGCCCCTTCGTGCTGTGGAAGTACGCCGCCACCCTCGACGGCCGGATCGCCGCCGCCGACGGCACCAGCCGCTGGATCTCCTCGCCCCAGTCGCGTGCCGATGTGCACCGGCTGCGTGCCGCCGCGGACGCCGTGATCGTCGGCTCCGGCACCGCCCGCGCCGACGACCCGCAGCTCGGCGCCCGGATCGCCGGACTGTCCGACGACGAGATCAGCCAGCCGCTGCGGGTCGTCGTCGACTCCGGCGCCACCGCCGTCAAGGCCGGCGCCCGCGTCCTGGACGGCACCGCGCCGACCCTCATCGCGGTCGCCGAGGACGCCGACGCGAGCCATCTCGAAGGACTCGCCCCGATCATCCGGCTGCCACGCGCCGACGACGGGCGCGGGCTGCACCTCCCCGCACTGCTCCAGGCCCTGTACGAGCGCGAGGTGCGCTCCGTGCTGCTCGAAGGGGGCCCGACGCTCGCCGGTGCCTTCCTCGCCGCCCAGGCCGTCGACAAGGTCGTCGGCTATCTCGCCCCGGTACTGCTCGGCGCCGGACCGGCTGCCGTCGGGGACGCCGGAATCAGCACCATCACCGAGGCGTTGCGGCTCGATGTGACCGACACCGAACGGCTCGGCCCCGACCTGCGCATCACCGCCACTCCCATCCGCCACGCCCGCCCTGAGGAGAACTGA
- a CDS encoding riboflavin synthase: MFTGIVEELGEVVAVENLGDASQFRLRGPVVTEDAKHGDSIAVNGVCLTVVDTADGEFTADVMAETLKRSSLGALATGSRVNLERPMALGGRLGGHLVQGHVDGTGTILERTPGEHWEIVKIALPAALSRYVVEKGSITVDGVSLTVVDAADDYFTISLIPTTLALTTLGIKKAGDPVNLEVDVLAKYVERLLGRGSADTGGIKDLAEIKEMDR, from the coding sequence GTGTTCACCGGAATTGTCGAAGAGCTGGGTGAGGTCGTCGCCGTCGAGAACCTCGGTGACGCTTCCCAGTTCCGGCTTCGCGGCCCCGTCGTCACCGAGGACGCCAAGCACGGCGACTCGATCGCCGTCAACGGGGTCTGTCTGACCGTGGTGGACACCGCCGACGGGGAATTCACCGCCGATGTGATGGCCGAGACCCTGAAGCGGTCCAGCCTCGGCGCGCTGGCCACCGGCTCGCGGGTCAACCTGGAGCGCCCGATGGCGCTCGGCGGGCGGCTCGGCGGACACCTCGTCCAGGGCCATGTCGACGGCACCGGCACGATCCTCGAACGCACCCCCGGTGAGCACTGGGAGATCGTCAAGATCGCGCTGCCGGCCGCGCTGTCCCGCTATGTCGTCGAGAAGGGCTCCATCACCGTCGACGGGGTCAGCCTCACCGTCGTCGACGCCGCGGACGACTACTTCACCATCAGCCTCATCCCCACCACCCTCGCCCTCACCACCCTGGGCATCAAGAAGGCCGGTGACCCCGTCAACCTTGAGGTCGATGTCCTCGCCAAGTACGTCGAGCGGCTGCTCGGGCGGGGCTCCGCGGACACCGGGGGCATCAAGGACCTCGCGGAGATCAAGGAGATGGACCGGTGA
- a CDS encoding nicotinamide mononucleotide transporter family protein has translation MSVLDTLNGTAFTAFGQHVIWSDMIGNTIGLAALALGWRRSIWTWPAQLLSGVILVAAYASAHLSGGVGKQLLVIGVALWGWRQWQRGRKQAQDGSIAVRFAGWRERALLLGGTALGTGAVGTLFTLIPQLSWNPWPDAYIFVGTLAAMVAQARGLVEFWFAWLLVDVVGVPLAFSSGLAFSGLVYVVYLALVVWGMRDWWLRSRAAGPVLEGAAA, from the coding sequence GTGAGCGTCCTCGACACGCTGAACGGCACGGCCTTCACGGCCTTCGGGCAGCACGTCATCTGGTCGGACATGATCGGCAACACCATCGGTCTGGCCGCGCTGGCACTCGGCTGGCGGCGCTCCATCTGGACCTGGCCCGCCCAGCTCCTCTCCGGCGTCATCCTCGTCGCCGCCTACGCCTCCGCCCACCTCAGCGGCGGCGTCGGCAAGCAACTCCTCGTCATCGGCGTGGCGTTGTGGGGCTGGCGGCAGTGGCAGCGCGGCCGGAAGCAGGCACAGGACGGCTCCATCGCCGTACGCTTCGCCGGCTGGCGCGAGCGCGCACTGCTGCTCGGCGGCACCGCCCTGGGCACCGGGGCCGTCGGCACCCTCTTCACCCTGATCCCGCAGCTGTCCTGGAACCCCTGGCCGGACGCCTACATCTTCGTCGGCACGCTCGCCGCGATGGTCGCCCAGGCCCGCGGGCTGGTCGAGTTCTGGTTCGCCTGGCTGCTGGTCGACGTGGTCGGCGTCCCGCTCGCCTTCAGCAGCGGGCTCGCCTTCTCCGGCCTCGTCTACGTCGTCTATCTCGCCCTCGTCGTGTGGGGCATGCGCGACTGGTGGCTGCGCTCGCGCGCCGCCGGCCCCGTCCTGGAAGGAGCAGCGGCATGA
- a CDS encoding bifunctional 3,4-dihydroxy-2-butanone-4-phosphate synthase/GTP cyclohydrolase II codes for MTALQSWYDTEEAAALALDPVEQAIADIAAGRPVVVVDDENRENEGDLVIAAEKATPEIIAFMMSECRGLICAPMEGPELDRLELPQMVEHNTESMRTAFTVSVDATAAHGVTTGISAADRATTLRLLASGESAAGDFVRPGHIFPLRARPGGVLVRNGHTEAGVDLARLAGLRPAAAIVEIAGEDGTMLRLPELVPFARKHGLSIISIEDLIAYRQSSEPTVRREAETRLPTAHGEFTAYGYRSTTDGVEHIALVAGELGDGEDVLVRVHSECLTGDIFHSLRCDCGPQLEASLGQIAEAGRGVVIYLRGHEGRGIGLLSKLRAYELQERGRDTLDANLELGLPADSRDYAAGAQMLQDLGVRSLRLMTNNPEKTAALVRHGLRVSGREPMPVQAGEHNLRYLRTKRDRMGHDLPWLEPDRATTCDNQ; via the coding sequence ATGACCGCACTGCAGAGCTGGTACGACACGGAGGAGGCCGCGGCCCTGGCACTCGACCCCGTCGAGCAGGCCATCGCCGATATCGCCGCCGGCCGCCCGGTGGTCGTCGTGGACGACGAGAACCGCGAGAACGAGGGCGACCTCGTCATCGCCGCGGAGAAGGCCACCCCCGAGATCATCGCCTTCATGATGAGCGAGTGCCGCGGCCTGATCTGCGCCCCCATGGAGGGCCCGGAGCTGGACCGGCTGGAACTCCCGCAGATGGTCGAGCACAACACCGAGTCGATGCGGACCGCCTTCACCGTCTCCGTCGACGCCACCGCCGCGCACGGTGTGACCACCGGCATCTCCGCCGCCGACCGCGCCACCACCCTGCGGCTGCTCGCCTCCGGGGAATCGGCCGCCGGTGACTTCGTCCGGCCCGGCCACATCTTCCCGCTGCGCGCCCGGCCCGGCGGGGTGCTGGTCCGCAACGGCCACACCGAAGCCGGTGTCGACCTCGCCCGGCTGGCCGGACTGCGCCCGGCCGCCGCCATCGTGGAGATCGCCGGTGAGGACGGCACGATGCTGCGGCTGCCCGAGCTGGTGCCGTTCGCCCGTAAGCACGGACTGTCGATCATCTCCATCGAGGACCTGATCGCCTACCGGCAGTCCTCCGAGCCCACCGTCCGCCGTGAGGCCGAGACCCGGCTGCCCACCGCCCACGGCGAGTTCACCGCCTACGGCTACCGCTCCACCACCGACGGCGTCGAGCACATCGCGCTGGTCGCCGGGGAGCTGGGCGACGGTGAGGACGTGCTGGTCAGGGTGCACTCCGAATGCCTGACCGGCGATATCTTCCACTCGCTGCGCTGCGACTGCGGGCCCCAGCTGGAGGCATCGCTGGGGCAGATCGCCGAGGCCGGACGCGGTGTGGTGATCTACCTCCGCGGCCACGAGGGACGCGGTATCGGCCTGCTGTCCAAGCTGCGCGCCTACGAACTCCAGGAGCGCGGCCGCGACACCCTCGACGCCAACCTCGAACTGGGGCTGCCCGCCGACTCCCGCGACTACGCGGCCGGTGCGCAGATGCTCCAGGACCTCGGCGTGCGCTCACTGCGCCTGATGACCAACAACCCCGAGAAGACCGCCGCCCTGGTGCGGCACGGCCTGCGGGTCTCCGGCCGCGAGCCGATGCCCGTCCAGGCCGGGGAGCACAATCTGCGGTATCTGCGCACCAAGCGGGACCGGATGGGGCACGACCTGCCCTGGCTGGAGCCCGACCGCGCCACCACCTGCGACAACCAGTAG
- the ribH gene encoding 6,7-dimethyl-8-ribityllumazine synthase, whose amino-acid sequence MSGKGAPELTVKNCGDLRVAVIAAQWHQQVMDGLVDGALRALTELGIDEPTLLRVPGAFELPVVAKVLAGRGYDAVVALGVVIKGGTPHFDYVCQGVTQGLTQVSVDTGVPVGFGVLTCDTEQQALDRAGLEGSTEDKGHEAVTAAVATAATLRTVSEPWR is encoded by the coding sequence GTGAGCGGCAAGGGCGCACCCGAACTGACCGTGAAGAACTGTGGCGACCTGCGGGTGGCCGTCATCGCCGCGCAGTGGCACCAGCAGGTGATGGACGGCCTCGTGGACGGCGCGCTGCGTGCCCTCACCGAGCTCGGTATCGACGAGCCGACGCTGCTGCGGGTGCCCGGCGCCTTCGAGCTGCCGGTCGTCGCCAAGGTCCTGGCCGGCCGCGGCTACGACGCGGTGGTCGCCCTCGGCGTGGTCATCAAGGGCGGCACGCCGCACTTCGACTACGTCTGCCAGGGCGTCACCCAGGGCCTGACCCAGGTCTCGGTGGACACCGGCGTACCGGTCGGCTTCGGCGTGCTGACCTGCGACACCGAGCAGCAGGCGCTGGACCGCGCGGGCCTGGAAGGATCCACCGAGGACAAGGGCCACGAGGCGGTCACCGCCGCGGTCGCCACCGCCGCGACGCTGCGGACCGTGTCCGAGCCCTGGCGCTGA
- a CDS encoding phosphoribosyl-ATP diphosphatase — MSKKTFEELFSELQQKAATGDPATSRTAELVQAGVHTIGKKVVEEAAEVWMAAEYESDEAAAEEISQLLYHLQVMMVAKGISLDDVYAHL, encoded by the coding sequence ATGTCCAAGAAGACGTTCGAGGAGCTGTTCTCCGAGCTCCAGCAGAAGGCCGCCACCGGCGACCCCGCCACCTCCCGTACCGCCGAGCTGGTGCAGGCCGGTGTCCATACGATCGGCAAGAAGGTCGTCGAGGAGGCCGCCGAGGTGTGGATGGCCGCCGAGTACGAGTCCGACGAGGCCGCCGCCGAGGAGATCTCCCAGCTCCTCTACCACCTCCAGGTCATGATGGTCGCCAAGGGAATCTCCCTGGACGACGTCTACGCCCACCTCTGA
- the hisG gene encoding ATP phosphoribosyltransferase has translation MLRIAVPNKGSLSEPASAMLHEAGYRQRKDRRELVLVDAENEVEFFFLRPRDIAVYVGSGKLDIGITGRDLLLDSGSPAEEILQLGFAGSTFRYATRPGTAKDVSEFGGMTIATSFAGLVRQHLADNGVDASVVHLDGAVETAIQLGVAEIIADVVETGTTLRNAGLEIIGEPILKSEAVVIRGTGAPDDDPKVRQFLRRMQGVLVARRYVMMDYDIRVEHVEKAVGLTPGLESPTVSPLHHEGWVAVRSMVPSQDAQRIMDELYDLGARAILTTGIHACRL, from the coding sequence ATGCTGCGCATCGCTGTCCCCAACAAGGGTTCACTGTCCGAGCCTGCGTCGGCGATGCTCCATGAGGCCGGCTACCGCCAGCGCAAGGACCGCAGGGAACTGGTGCTGGTCGACGCGGAGAACGAGGTCGAGTTCTTCTTCCTGCGCCCGCGCGACATCGCGGTCTACGTCGGCTCCGGCAAGCTGGACATCGGCATCACCGGCCGTGACCTGCTGCTGGACTCCGGCTCGCCGGCCGAGGAGATCCTCCAGCTCGGCTTCGCCGGCTCGACCTTCCGCTACGCCACCCGTCCGGGCACCGCCAAGGACGTCAGCGAGTTCGGCGGCATGACGATCGCCACCTCTTTCGCCGGCCTGGTCCGGCAGCACCTCGCCGACAACGGCGTGGACGCCTCGGTCGTCCACCTCGACGGCGCCGTGGAGACCGCCATCCAGCTCGGCGTCGCCGAGATCATCGCGGATGTCGTGGAGACCGGCACCACCCTGCGCAACGCCGGCCTGGAGATCATCGGCGAGCCGATCCTCAAGTCCGAGGCCGTCGTCATCCGGGGCACCGGCGCGCCGGACGACGACCCCAAGGTGCGCCAGTTCCTGCGCCGGATGCAGGGCGTCCTGGTGGCCCGCCGCTACGTGATGATGGACTACGACATCCGCGTCGAGCACGTCGAGAAGGCCGTCGGCCTCACCCCGGGGCTGGAGTCGCCGACCGTCTCCCCGCTGCACCACGAGGGCTGGGTCGCGGTCCGCTCGATGGTCCCGTCCCAGGACGCCCAGCGCATCATGGACGAGCTCTACGACCTCGGCGCCCGCGCGATCCTGACCACCGGCATCCACGCCTGCCGGCTCTGA
- a CDS encoding PH domain-containing protein, protein MSAPLPSLPVTFRPTRTRVVLYSVGLAQFAALTAIALALPNLSGGERLSFVLTGLLVLAVLLLLARPKVVAHQEGVTVVNLTTKRELAWAQVVRVNLRVGDPWVHLDLADGTSLPAMGIQPGIARDQAIRDARALRDLTEKHGAVDHTAG, encoded by the coding sequence GTGTCCGCGCCCCTGCCCAGCCTCCCGGTGACCTTCCGGCCCACCCGCACCCGGGTCGTCCTGTACTCCGTGGGCCTCGCCCAGTTCGCCGCCCTCACGGCGATCGCGCTGGCGCTGCCGAACCTGAGCGGCGGCGAACGGCTGAGCTTCGTCCTCACCGGACTGCTGGTGCTGGCCGTCCTCCTGCTGCTCGCCCGCCCGAAGGTGGTCGCGCACCAGGAGGGCGTCACGGTGGTCAACCTCACCACCAAGCGCGAACTGGCCTGGGCCCAGGTCGTCCGGGTCAATCTCCGGGTCGGCGACCCCTGGGTCCATCTCGACCTCGCCGACGGCACCAGCCTGCCCGCGATGGGCATCCAGCCGGGCATCGCCCGCGACCAGGCCATCCGCGACGCCCGTGCGCTGCGCGACCTCACCGAGAAGCATGGTGCTGTCGACCACACGGCCGGATGA
- a CDS encoding hemolysin family protein, with product MTGPLLLLAAALVLILANGFFVAAEFGLVTVEKADAERAAADGDRRAHTVVSALRELSFQLSGTQLGITITSLVVGMLAEPALAELLSGPLLATGLPRGAVSGTAVVTGMLLASGVQMVIGELVPKNWAVSKPLPVARVVAGPQRAFSRFFRPVITLLNTVANRLVRALGVEPTDELASARTPGELVSLARHSARAGAIEQDTADLFVRTLSLGDLTAENVMTPRVRVSALQASATAEDVVNLTRATGLSRFPVYRTRLDEIVGMVHLKDALAVPAHERLRIPAARIAVPPLLVPETLPVQALLERLRSEQPIAVVVDEYGGTAGVVTLEDIIEELVGEVRDEHDGVDLPELGQAPPEEGRPAWDADGGCRVDTLRRIGLDAPEGPYETVAGLVAHILGRIPAPGDIAELDGWRLRVRLVSHHRAERIRIVRTATVTLPAAPEAPREPVVAVAEVAR from the coding sequence ATGACCGGCCCCCTGCTGCTGCTCGCCGCGGCCCTCGTCCTGATTCTGGCCAACGGTTTCTTCGTCGCCGCCGAGTTCGGACTCGTCACCGTCGAGAAGGCGGACGCCGAGCGCGCCGCGGCCGACGGCGACCGCCGCGCCCACACCGTCGTCTCCGCACTGCGGGAACTCTCCTTCCAGCTGTCCGGCACCCAACTGGGCATCACGATCACCTCCTTGGTGGTCGGTATGCTCGCCGAGCCCGCGCTGGCCGAGCTGCTGTCCGGCCCGCTGCTGGCCACCGGCCTGCCCCGGGGCGCGGTCTCCGGCACGGCGGTGGTGACCGGCATGCTGCTGGCCTCCGGCGTCCAGATGGTCATCGGTGAGCTGGTCCCCAAGAACTGGGCGGTCTCCAAGCCGCTGCCCGTCGCCCGCGTCGTGGCCGGTCCGCAGCGGGCCTTCTCCCGCTTCTTCCGCCCGGTGATCACCCTGCTGAACACCGTCGCCAACCGTCTGGTGCGCGCGCTGGGCGTGGAGCCGACCGATGAGCTGGCCTCCGCCCGCACCCCCGGCGAACTGGTCTCGCTCGCCCGGCACTCCGCCCGCGCGGGCGCCATCGAGCAGGACACCGCTGACCTGTTCGTCCGCACCCTCTCGCTGGGCGATCTGACGGCGGAGAACGTCATGACGCCGCGCGTCCGGGTGAGCGCGCTGCAGGCGTCCGCGACCGCCGAGGACGTGGTGAACCTGACCCGCGCGACCGGCCTCTCCCGGTTCCCCGTCTACCGCACCCGCCTCGACGAGATCGTCGGCATGGTGCACCTCAAGGACGCGCTGGCCGTCCCGGCGCACGAGCGGCTGCGCATCCCGGCGGCCCGGATCGCGGTACCGCCGCTGCTGGTGCCCGAGACGCTGCCGGTGCAGGCGCTGCTGGAGCGGCTGCGCAGCGAACAGCCGATCGCGGTCGTCGTCGACGAATACGGCGGCACGGCCGGTGTGGTCACCCTGGAGGACATCATCGAAGAGCTGGTCGGCGAGGTCCGCGACGAGCACGACGGGGTGGACCTGCCCGAGCTGGGCCAGGCCCCGCCCGAGGAGGGCCGCCCCGCCTGGGACGCCGACGGCGGCTGCCGGGTGGACACCCTGCGGCGGATCGGCCTGGACGCCCCCGAAGGACCGTACGAGACGGTGGCAGGACTGGTGGCACACATACTCGGCCGGATCCCGGCCCCCGGCGATATCGCGGAACTCGACGGCTGGCGGCTGCGGGTGCGGCTGGTCTCGCACCACCGCGCGGAGCGGATAAGGATCGTACGGACCGCGACGGTCACGCTGCCCGCCGCACCCGAGGCACCCCGTGAACCCGTCGTGGCGGTCGCGGAGGTGGCCCGATGA
- a CDS encoding hemolysin family protein has product MTLVQLFFAVLLVLINGFFVGAEFALVSVRRSQIEPLATEGSSRARQVLHGLENLPQMMAAAQFGITVCSLTLGAVAEPTVARLLEPLFEAVHLPAALVHPLGYVIALALVVFLHLVIGEMLPKNLAMAAPEKTALWFSPGLVAFARLCRPVTALLGACARGVLRIFRVEPKDEVEAVFTSEQLTHLVEDAGQAGLLEPAEQEQLSDILELGSRPVTDVLLDRAALVTVEPTVTPRQVEELTVRTGYSRFPVCAPGGAYMGYLHVKDVLDLEERDRAVPQRVWHPMTTLRAELALDDALTAMRRAASHLAAVSDATGRVLGVVALEDVLEMLVGEVRDPAHRRAPAARTARREARERVTEPREEAALPAENRAMAG; this is encoded by the coding sequence ATGACGCTGGTCCAGCTGTTCTTCGCGGTGCTGCTCGTGCTCATCAACGGCTTCTTCGTCGGCGCCGAATTCGCCCTGGTCTCGGTGCGCCGCAGCCAGATCGAGCCGCTGGCGACCGAGGGCTCCTCCCGGGCCCGGCAGGTGCTGCACGGGCTGGAGAACCTCCCGCAGATGATGGCCGCCGCACAGTTCGGCATCACCGTCTGCTCGCTGACGCTCGGTGCGGTCGCCGAGCCGACCGTCGCCCGCCTCCTGGAACCGCTCTTCGAGGCGGTGCACCTCCCGGCCGCCCTGGTCCACCCGCTCGGCTATGTCATCGCCCTGGCGCTGGTGGTCTTCCTCCACCTCGTCATCGGCGAGATGCTCCCCAAGAACCTGGCGATGGCCGCGCCGGAGAAGACCGCCCTGTGGTTCAGCCCCGGTCTGGTCGCCTTCGCGCGGCTGTGCCGCCCGGTCACCGCGCTGCTCGGGGCCTGCGCCCGCGGCGTACTGCGGATCTTCCGGGTGGAGCCGAAGGACGAGGTCGAGGCGGTCTTCACCAGCGAGCAGCTGACCCACCTCGTCGAGGACGCCGGGCAGGCGGGCCTGCTGGAGCCGGCCGAACAGGAACAGCTCTCGGACATCCTGGAACTGGGCAGCCGCCCCGTCACGGATGTCCTCCTCGACCGGGCGGCACTGGTCACCGTCGAACCGACCGTGACGCCCCGCCAGGTGGAGGAGCTGACCGTACGGACCGGCTACTCCCGCTTCCCGGTGTGCGCCCCCGGCGGTGCGTACATGGGCTATCTGCACGTCAAGGACGTCCTGGACCTGGAGGAACGGGACCGGGCTGTGCCCCAGCGGGTCTGGCACCCGATGACCACGCTGCGCGCCGAGCTGGCGCTGGACGACGCGCTGACGGCGATGCGCCGGGCCGCCTCCCATCTGGCGGCGGTCTCCGATGCGACCGGCCGGGTGCTCGGCGTGGTCGCGCTGGAGGACGTGCTGGAGATGCTGGTCGGTGAGGTCCGCGACCCGGCCCACCGCAGGGCACCGGCGGCCCGTACCGCGCGGCGGGAGGCCCGTGAGCGGGTCACCGAGCCCCGCGAGGAGGCCGCGCTGCCGGCGGAGAACCGGGCGATGGCGGGCTGA
- a CDS encoding AAA family ATPase, whose amino-acid sequence MDFGTQGSPAPAELAWLRAVDAYTIAAYPQAEEEFRAAVRLDPTMADAWLGLHALRADTSIALLRMHRHRDRFGEMRARHRRTLNSWYWLGWWVQPVLETGRDLLLAHASHWLDGRHVAELDQALAACPPVDTDPQVRFLHACRAYLVKDWDQLVRQTEPLLADPVLGIEAGLFGGMARVRLEMYGQAEPLLSAALMRCRSEQPQRKELRYWLARAHEGTGRSAAALPLYRAVHRIDPAFMDTAARLAAIAEGDGLDEGSDLATVSAAGLGQGAGGDPDPLAPLDPVDGRELLVTGEADGPDGEPVGPPAGGDAAARVKATAPVPRGAERLPAGPADPVLLEKALAELERMVGMEPVKRQVRALSAQLRMARLRAGQGLPVQPPKRHFVFSGPSGTGKTTVARILGRVFYALGLLGGDHLVEAQRSDLVGEFLGQTAVKANELIDSALGGVLFVDEAYSLSNSGYSKGDAYGDEALQVLLKRAEDNRDRLVVILAGYPEGMDRLLAANPGLSSRFTSRVDFPSYRPLELTAIGEVLAAENGDRWDEEARDELCSISGHVVEQGWIDELGNGRFLRTLYEKSCAYRDLRLATWLGTPTRDDLATLRLPDLMQAYGEVLSGRGPDPQGRPEF is encoded by the coding sequence ATGGATTTCGGCACTCAGGGTTCGCCCGCCCCGGCCGAGCTCGCCTGGCTGCGCGCGGTCGACGCCTACACCATCGCCGCCTATCCGCAGGCGGAGGAGGAGTTCCGGGCCGCGGTACGGCTCGATCCGACGATGGCCGACGCCTGGCTCGGTCTGCACGCGCTGCGCGCCGACACCTCCATCGCGCTGCTGCGGATGCACCGGCACCGCGACCGCTTCGGCGAGATGCGCGCCCGTCACCGACGCACCCTCAACTCCTGGTACTGGCTGGGCTGGTGGGTCCAGCCGGTGCTGGAGACCGGCCGCGATCTGCTGCTCGCGCACGCCTCGCACTGGCTCGACGGCCGCCATGTCGCCGAGCTGGACCAGGCGCTGGCCGCCTGTCCCCCGGTCGACACCGACCCCCAGGTGCGCTTTCTGCACGCCTGCCGCGCCTATCTCGTCAAGGACTGGGACCAGCTCGTACGGCAGACCGAGCCGCTGCTCGCCGATCCGGTGCTGGGCATCGAGGCGGGGCTGTTCGGGGGGATGGCGCGGGTGCGGCTGGAGATGTACGGGCAGGCCGAGCCGCTGCTGTCCGCCGCGCTGATGCGCTGCCGCAGCGAGCAGCCGCAGCGCAAGGAGCTGCGCTACTGGCTCGCCCGCGCCCATGAGGGCACCGGCCGCAGCGCCGCGGCGCTCCCCCTCTACCGCGCGGTGCACCGGATCGACCCGGCGTTCATGGACACCGCGGCACGGCTGGCCGCCATCGCGGAGGGGGACGGCCTGGACGAGGGCTCCGATCTCGCGACGGTCTCCGCCGCCGGTCTCGGCCAGGGGGCCGGCGGCGATCCGGATCCGCTGGCCCCGCTCGATCCGGTGGACGGCCGTGAGCTGCTGGTGACCGGTGAGGCGGACGGGCCGGACGGCGAGCCGGTCGGCCCGCCCGCCGGGGGCGACGCGGCGGCCCGGGTCAAGGCGACGGCGCCGGTGCCGCGCGGTGCCGAGCGGCTGCCCGCCGGGCCCGCTGATCCGGTGCTGCTGGAGAAGGCGCTGGCGGAGCTGGAGCGGATGGTCGGCATGGAGCCGGTCAAGCGGCAGGTGCGGGCGCTGTCGGCCCAGCTGAGAATGGCGCGGCTGCGGGCGGGCCAGGGGTTGCCGGTGCAGCCGCCGAAACGGCACTTCGTCTTCTCCGGGCCGTCCGGCACCGGCAAGACGACCGTGGCCCGGATATTGGGGCGGGTCTTCTACGCCCTGGGGCTCCTCGGCGGCGACCATCTCGTGGAGGCCCAGCGGTCCGACCTGGTCGGCGAGTTCCTCGGCCAGACCGCGGTGAAGGCCAATGAGCTGATCGACTCGGCGCTGGGCGGGGTGCTCTTCGTCGACGAGGCGTACAGCCTGTCCAACTCCGGCTACAGCAAGGGCGACGCCTACGGCGACGAGGCGCTGCAGGTGCTGCTCAAGCGCGCCGAGGACAATCGCGACCGGCTCGTCGTCATCCTGGCGGGCTACCCGGAGGGCATGGACCGGCTGCTGGCCGCCAATCCGGGGCTGTCCTCCCGTTTCACCAGCCGTGTCGACTTCCCCAGTTACCGGCCGCTGGAGCTGACCGCCATCGGTGAGGTGCTGGCCGCGGAGAACGGCGACCGCTGGGACGAGGAGGCCCGCGACGAGCTGTGCAGCATCAGCGGTCATGTCGTCGAGCAGGGCTGGATCGATGAGCTGGGCAACGGCCGCTTTCTGCGCACCCTGTACGAGAAGAGCTGCGCCTACCGCGATCTGCGGCTCGCCACCTGGCTCGGCACCCCGACCCGCGACGACCTCGCCACCCTCCGGCTGCCGGATCTGATGCAGGCTTACGGCGAGGTCCTCTCCGGCCGCGGCCCGGACCCGCAGGGGAGGCCGGAGTTCTGA